A region from the Scylla paramamosain isolate STU-SP2022 unplaced genomic scaffold, ASM3559412v1 Contig2, whole genome shotgun sequence genome encodes:
- the LOC135095862 gene encoding uncharacterized protein LOC135095862: MTYHLLRMKQCPMLVPTLLCCRGVYVLQAELCSKKSYKTSSSNEIVKVPGTCFVQPAPAPAAPSPARPCSDESAVGFPALERELPSLGGHLQYKVSGPLEGPEPSTSSSVGPIQPSSHGVAGSAGASGFDNPVSSSLDEDIQIIHVTDD, encoded by the exons ATGAC CTACCACCTCTTGAGGATGAAGCAGTGCCCCATGCTGGTGCCGACCCTGCTGTGCTGCAGAGGGGTCTACGTGCTCCAGGCAGAATTGTGCAGCAAGAAATCATACAAAACTTCTTCCAGCAATGAA ATTGTCAAAGTGCCTGGGACATGTTTTGTACAGCCAGCCCCTGCTCCTGCTGCACCATCACCAGCTCGCCCATGCTCAGATGAATCTGCTGTTGGGTTTCCTGCGCTTGAGAGAGAACTTCCAAGTCTGGGTGGCCACCTGCAATACA aAGTGTCAGGGCCTCTAGAAGGACCAGAGCCTTCCACCAGCAGTAGTGTTGGACCCATCCAACCCTCTTCTCATGGTGTTGCTGGCTCTGCAGGGGCCTCTGGATTTGACAATCCTGTGTCATCTTCACTGGATGAGGACATTCAAATCATCCATGTTACAGATGACTAG
- the LOC135095863 gene encoding uncharacterized protein LOC135095863 isoform X1, whose protein sequence is MTYHLLRMKQCPMLVPTLLCCRGVYVLQAELCSKKSYKTSSSNEIVKVPGTCFVQPAPAPAAPSPARPCSDESAVGFPALERELPSLSGHLQYSLEANMTLHHKLQNKWYFRYRHAILLCPFTSFAPWTFLL, encoded by the exons ATGAC CTACCACCTCTTGAGGATGAAGCAGTGCCCCATGCTGGTGCCGACCCTGCTGTGCTGCAGAGGGGTCTACGTGCTCCAGGCAGAATTGTGCAGCAAGAAATCATACAAAACTTCTTCCAGCAATGAA ATTGTCAAAGTGCCTGGGACATGTTTTGTACAGCCAGCCCCTGCTCCTGCTGCACCATCACCAGCTCGCCCATGCTCAGATGAATCTGCTGTTGGGTTTCCTGCACTTGAGAGAGAACTTCCAAGTCTGAGTGGCCACCTGCAATACAGTTTAGAAGCAAACATGACTTTACACCACAAGTTACAAAATAAGTGGTATTTTAGATATCGTCATGCTATCTTGTTGTGTCCCTTTACCTCATTTGCTCCTTGGACCTTTCTGCTATAG
- the LOC135095863 gene encoding putative nuclease HARBI1 isoform X2 translates to MSLETLQTYASVSRVFECVCTELSDKSVQEIKMPPTHLDQRRTAQQFFRIKNFPRVTGAIDGTHIAIKAPGVDEALYFNQKRYHSLSTSNLFVMRME, encoded by the exons ACCTACGCAAGCGTCAGCAGAgtctttgagtgtgtgtgcaccGAGTTGAGTGATAAGTCGGTGCAGGAAATCAAGATGCCTCCAACACACCTTGATCAAAGGAGAACTGCACAACAGTTCTTCAGGATAAAAAATTTCCCAAGGGTTACTGGGGCCATTGATG GCACCCACATTGCCATCAAGGCCCCAGGTGTGGACGAGGCCCTTTACTTTAACCAGAAAAGGTATCACTCCCTCTCAACATCCAACTTGTTTGTGATGCGAATGGAGTGA